In a single window of the Vitis vinifera cultivar Pinot Noir 40024 chromosome 6, ASM3070453v1 genome:
- the LOC100854563 gene encoding ankyrin repeat-containing protein BDA1 — MDPRLHQAARLGDLAALKLLLEEDPLLLEKVALSPSADTPLHVTTLAAKTDFAKEILLRMPNFAWELNQEGFSPLHIAAAMGNIEITRELLSLGPGLCLVKDKLGRTPLHWAAVKGRVEIAGGLLSHCYEAVREVGDRGETALHLAVKNNQFEVLKVLVEKLGEDDRDQLINAQDDQGNTISKLAVAKGLVKAQKLLKNQSKQDKEVAEVSPQDVQNQELQTNQGTIQVTDPYPLHQQPNESKRQAEAMILVVVSLIATVTYQAGLAPPPTIWKQDMKLDFNCMFRTPPEISLEGPPNTCPAFTYYLFMSFNTAGFCSSIFLLFSYRDKAFVAALLPTTLTCMVFTYITLSLTMSPNAITFLMIYLITIMIFVYILIRVKAIQAMLQRASSAGGKVVSKLVSKLRIKRQSSDRENDSKI, encoded by the exons ATGGATCCAAGACTACACCAGGCTGCAAGGCTGGGAGACCTTGCTGCTTTGAAATTACTATTAGAAGAAGATCCACTTCTCCTGGAAAAGGTTGCTCTATCACCCTCTGCTGACACTCCACTGCATGTCACTACGCTTGCTGCTAAAACAGACTTTGCAAAAGAGATTCTCCTTAGAATGCCAAACTTTGCATGGGAATTGAACCAAGAGGGGTTCAGTCCCTTGCACATAGCTGCAGCCATGGGCAACATTGAGATAACCAGAGAGCTGTTATCCCTGGGGCCGGGGCTCTGCCTTGTTAAGGACAAGCTGGGTCGAACTCCACTTCACTGGGCAGCTGTCAAAGGGAGGGTGGAGATAGCTGGGGGGTTGCTTTCCCACTGTTATGAGGCTGTTAGAGAGGTAGGTGATAGAGGGGAGACTGCTCTTCACTTGGCTGTGAAGAACAACCAGTTTGAAGTGCTCAAAGTTTTGGTGGAAAAGCTTGGTGAGGATGATCGTGATCAGCTCATAAACGCCCAGGATGATCAAGGCAATACCATCTCTAAGTTGGCTGTGGCTAAGGGTCTGGTCaag GCACAAAAGTTACTCAAAAATCAAAGCAAGCAAGACAAGGAAGTTGCAGAGGTTTCTCCCCAAGATGTTCAAAACCAGGAACTTCAAACTAATCAGGGGACAATTCAAGTAACTGATCCCTACCCGTTGCACCAACAACCAAATGAATCTAAAAGACAGGCAGAGGCTATGATCCTAGTTGTAGTCAGTTTGATAGCAACAGTGACTTACCAAGCAGGCCTTGCCCCTCCTCCAACTATTTGGAAACAGGACATGAAACTAGACTTCAACTGCATGTTCCGTACGCCACCAGAGATATCGTTAGAGGGTCCACCCAATACATGCCCGGCATTCACATACTATCTTTTCATGTCCTTCAACACGGCGGGATTCTGTTCCTCCATCTTCCTCCTTTTCTCATATCGGGACAAGGCCTTTGTGGCAGCTCTCTTGCCCACCACCCTCACCTGCATGGTGTTCACTTACATAACTTTATCCCTCACCATGTCGCCCAATGCCATCACCTTCCTTATGATATACCTCATTACAATCATGATCTTTGTCTACATTCTTATCAGggttaaggccatacaagcgaTGCTTCAGCGAGCTAGTAGTGCAGGAGGAAAAGTTGTAAGCAAGTTAGTATCTAAGTTAAGAATTAAGCGACAGTCATCTGATCGGGAAAACGActccaaaatataa